From one Geoalkalibacter halelectricus genomic stretch:
- the rdgC gene encoding recombination-associated protein RdgC, with translation MGILSNTVSFLHYQVVGELPSGDPGEWAAPLLAKNAFVPIDNSNEEVSTGWVGLDDAQDATFADRRDFFRPPFLTFALRRDQRRVPAALLRRHLERAEEEFLAAHPGLQRVPKDKREELRESVKGMLLARALPVPSLYDAVWDLERGLLTFTGTNSRIAEIFEAQFRQTFDGLRLVALHPFARAQAVVPDELRDALSRENKAGTDAVLEQIQENTWLGADFLRWLLALTVSGRSTFRVRREGPAVAGETFIAFLDQRLQLAAGPQRITVAGPQDHYAEARLAVESGKEIAEATIFLEKGEDAWKTTLKAEQFVFRSFKAPGVKPEKDAITDEKSELEAVFYERMQVLAAGLQLFDSLLAEFLGERLAADWPRRAQELQEMLDLEEKQ, from the coding sequence ATGGGTATTCTTTCCAATACCGTCAGCTTTCTTCACTACCAGGTCGTCGGCGAGCTGCCCTCTGGCGACCCCGGCGAATGGGCCGCCCCCCTGCTGGCCAAAAACGCCTTTGTTCCCATCGACAACAGCAACGAGGAGGTCTCCACGGGCTGGGTCGGACTTGATGACGCCCAGGACGCAACCTTTGCCGATCGGCGCGATTTCTTCCGGCCGCCGTTTCTGACCTTCGCCTTGCGCCGTGACCAGCGCCGCGTGCCCGCCGCCTTGCTGCGCCGCCACCTGGAGCGGGCCGAGGAGGAATTTCTCGCCGCTCACCCCGGCTTGCAGCGGGTGCCCAAGGACAAGCGCGAGGAGCTGCGCGAGAGCGTCAAGGGCATGCTGCTGGCCCGCGCGCTGCCGGTTCCGAGCCTCTACGATGCGGTCTGGGATCTGGAGCGCGGCCTGCTGACCTTTACCGGCACCAACAGCAGAATTGCCGAGATTTTCGAAGCACAGTTCCGCCAAACTTTCGACGGCCTGCGCCTGGTGGCCCTGCATCCCTTCGCCCGCGCCCAGGCGGTGGTTCCCGATGAGCTGCGCGACGCCCTGAGCCGGGAGAACAAGGCCGGCACCGACGCGGTGCTCGAGCAGATCCAGGAAAACACCTGGCTGGGCGCCGATTTCCTGCGCTGGCTGCTGGCCCTCACCGTCAGCGGCCGCAGCACCTTTCGGGTGCGCCGCGAAGGTCCGGCGGTCGCGGGCGAAACCTTCATCGCCTTCCTCGATCAGCGCCTGCAACTGGCCGCCGGTCCCCAGCGCATCACCGTCGCCGGCCCTCAGGATCACTATGCCGAAGCGCGCCTGGCGGTGGAATCCGGCAAGGAGATCGCCGAAGCCACGATTTTCCTGGAAAAGGGCGAAGACGCCTGGAAAACCACTCTCAAGGCCGAGCAGTTCGTGTTTCGCTCCTTCAAGGCACCCGGCGTCAAACCGGAAAAAGACGCCATCACCGACGAGAAGAGTGAACTTGAGGCCGTCTTCTACGAGCGCATGCAGGTGCTCGCCGCCGGCCTGCAGCTCTTTGACAGCCTGCTGGCGGAATTTCTCGGCGAGCGGCTGGCCGCGGATTGGCCGCGCCGCGCGCAGGAGTTGCAAGAGATGCTGGATTTGGAAGAGAAGCAGTAG
- a CDS encoding THUMP domain-containing class I SAM-dependent RNA methyltransferase, with amino-acid sequence MSQSLYDLFAVTAPGCEAACLAELNALGLPGLAQPGGVAFRGELADIYRANLWLRTAARVLVRFAELRATSFPELYQKCVRLPWGRFVRPRTAVAVRVSCRRSRLMHTGRITQTLGAAVDRALGREKPPAEPQPQAVQLVLVRFEEDRALISLDSSGELLHRRGYRQEQGAAPLRETLAAALLHEVGWQPHLPLWDPMCGSGTLLIEAALVACRGAPGLQRGFAFENWPRFRAGRWQVLLGQAQAAAMPSPSPTLYGSERDAALLAAARRNAERAGVADVLALHAGDFRDLPVPPGPGVVLCNPPYGLRIGESRALRALFADFGDFLRTRAPGWRGGFLLPDSDLARASGLALRPGAVFAHGGLAARLHLFSLS; translated from the coding sequence GTGAGCCAATCCCTGTATGATCTGTTTGCGGTCACGGCGCCCGGCTGCGAGGCCGCGTGCCTGGCCGAGTTGAATGCCCTGGGCCTGCCGGGGTTGGCGCAGCCCGGTGGCGTGGCCTTTCGCGGTGAGCTGGCCGATATTTATCGGGCCAACCTCTGGCTGCGCACGGCCGCGCGGGTGTTGGTGCGCTTTGCCGAGCTTCGCGCCACCAGCTTTCCCGAACTCTATCAAAAGTGCGTGCGTCTGCCCTGGGGGCGTTTCGTGCGCCCGCGGACCGCGGTGGCGGTGCGGGTGAGCTGCCGGCGGTCGCGGCTGATGCACACCGGACGCATTACCCAAACCCTGGGTGCCGCGGTCGATCGGGCCCTGGGGCGCGAGAAGCCGCCCGCCGAGCCCCAACCCCAAGCTGTGCAGTTGGTGCTGGTGCGGTTTGAGGAAGACCGCGCCCTTATTTCCCTGGACAGCTCGGGCGAATTGTTGCATCGGCGCGGTTATCGACAGGAGCAGGGGGCGGCGCCCCTGCGCGAAACCCTGGCCGCCGCGCTGCTGCATGAGGTCGGGTGGCAGCCGCATCTGCCGCTCTGGGATCCCATGTGCGGCTCAGGAACCCTGCTCATCGAAGCGGCGCTGGTGGCGTGCCGCGGGGCGCCGGGGCTGCAGCGCGGCTTTGCCTTCGAGAATTGGCCGCGCTTTCGCGCCGGCCGCTGGCAGGTTCTGCTCGGGCAGGCGCAAGCCGCCGCGATGCCGAGCCCGTCCCCGACCCTGTACGGCAGCGAACGCGACGCCGCGCTGCTCGCCGCTGCCCGGCGCAACGCCGAGCGCGCCGGCGTGGCTGATGTCCTGGCCCTGCACGCCGGGGATTTTCGCGATCTGCCCGTGCCCCCCGGCCCGGGAGTGGTGCTGTGCAATCCTCCCTATGGCTTGCGCATCGGCGAGAGCCGCGCATTGCGTGCCCTGTTCGCCGATTTCGGTGATTTTCTCCGCACACGCGCGCCGGGGTGGCGCGGCGGTTTTTTGCTGCCCGATTCCGATCTGGCGCGCGCCAGCGGCTTGGCGCTGCGCCCCGGAGCGGTTTTTGCTCACGGTGGGCTCGCCGCCCGTCTCCATCTTTTTTCCCTGTCCTGA
- a CDS encoding ATP-binding protein, with protein sequence MMNYPPVNIDWAYLVEKIERLLDLSDEFLSRKLADEVDVDPLLFRDHIAFRWSHEGLLEAVSYPDLPERDELLGIDEILARLHQNTRQFVAGFPANNVLLWGERGTGKSSAVKCLLREFAPLGLRLVELHRDDLFHLPVITRALRAQPFRFILFCDDLSFDEAESGHRELKTLLQGGIEAPPPNVLIYATANRRHLMPERFAERGEQAEIHPEEAISEKLSLSDRFGITLGFYPVNQDLYLAIVRHLAARRQLELDQHDLEREALQWALLRGARSGRVARQFIDDLSGRLAMNSLDRDTPLANTGHP encoded by the coding sequence ATGATGAACTATCCGCCCGTCAATATCGATTGGGCCTACCTGGTGGAAAAAATCGAGCGTCTGCTCGATCTTTCCGACGAGTTCCTCAGCCGCAAGCTGGCCGACGAAGTCGATGTCGATCCCCTGCTTTTTCGTGACCACATCGCTTTTCGCTGGAGTCACGAGGGATTGCTGGAGGCCGTGAGCTATCCGGATCTGCCCGAGCGCGACGAACTGCTCGGTATCGATGAGATTCTCGCGCGCCTTCACCAGAACACCCGGCAGTTCGTCGCCGGCTTCCCCGCCAACAACGTGCTGTTGTGGGGCGAACGCGGCACGGGAAAATCCTCGGCGGTCAAATGCCTGCTGCGCGAGTTCGCCCCCCTGGGATTGCGCCTGGTCGAACTGCACAGGGATGATCTGTTCCACCTGCCGGTCATCACCCGCGCCCTGCGCGCGCAGCCCTTTCGCTTCATTCTGTTCTGTGACGATCTCTCCTTCGACGAAGCCGAAAGCGGCCACCGGGAGCTCAAGACGCTGCTGCAGGGCGGCATTGAAGCTCCGCCGCCCAATGTGCTCATTTACGCCACCGCCAACCGCCGCCACCTGATGCCCGAGCGATTTGCCGAGCGCGGTGAGCAGGCGGAAATCCACCCCGAGGAAGCGATTTCGGAGAAGCTCTCCCTCTCGGACCGCTTCGGCATCACCCTGGGCTTTTATCCGGTCAACCAGGATCTCTACCTTGCCATCGTGCGCCATCTGGCCGCGCGTCGGCAACTCGAACTGGACCAGCACGACCTCGAGCGCGAAGCCTTGCAGTGGGCCCTGCTGCGTGGCGCCCGCTCGGGCCGCGTGGCCCGTCAGTTCATCGACGATCTCAGCGGCCGGCTGGCCATGAACTCCCTGGATCGCGACACCCCCTTGGCAAACACAGGGCATCCCTGA
- the aat gene encoding leucyl/phenylalanyl-tRNA--protein transferase, translating to MPVYQLIADPLFPPVELAEDGGLLAVGGDLSPRRLLLAYSMGIFPWFNAEDPILWWSPDPRFILELDDLHVSRSLAKVLRRGLFSVTFDQAFGQVIRACAQVRAATEGTWITPAMLASYERLHEMGYAHSVEVWRDGELVGGLYGVCLGRCFFGESMFHRAADASKVALVALVERLKARDFELLDCQMPSDHLTSLGARSIPRAEFLKRLRRGGVMPSVQPQAGDFP from the coding sequence GTGCCAGTCTATCAGCTCATTGCCGATCCCCTCTTTCCCCCCGTCGAGCTTGCCGAGGACGGTGGCCTGTTGGCCGTCGGCGGCGATCTGAGCCCGCGGCGCCTGCTGCTGGCCTATTCCATGGGGATTTTCCCCTGGTTCAACGCCGAAGATCCGATCCTGTGGTGGTCCCCCGATCCGCGCTTCATTCTGGAGCTTGATGATCTGCATGTCTCGCGCAGTTTGGCCAAGGTGTTGCGCCGCGGGTTGTTCAGCGTCACCTTCGACCAGGCCTTTGGTCAGGTCATCAGGGCCTGCGCCCAGGTGCGCGCCGCGACCGAGGGCACCTGGATCACCCCCGCGATGCTGGCGAGCTATGAGCGCCTGCATGAAATGGGCTATGCCCATTCCGTCGAGGTCTGGCGTGATGGCGAACTTGTCGGTGGGCTCTATGGCGTCTGCCTGGGCCGTTGTTTCTTCGGCGAATCCATGTTTCATCGCGCCGCCGATGCCTCCAAGGTCGCTCTGGTAGCTCTGGTCGAGCGGCTCAAGGCCCGCGATTTCGAATTGCTCGACTGTCAAATGCCCAGCGACCACCTGACCTCCCTCGGGGCACGCTCCATTCCCCGCGCGGAGTTCCTCAAACGCCTGCGGCGCGGCGGCGTCATGCCCTCGGTGCAGCCCCAGGCGGGGGATTTTCCCTGA
- the clpA gene encoding ATP-dependent Clp protease ATP-binding subunit ClpA — protein MFNQDVQIAFSLAVREAQRRHHEYLTTEHILFAILFEEEGRKIIHACGGDVDELKNMLEDFFAHQLETLPGEEDFIPEQTIGLQRLLQRTVVHMHSSGKKEIGLGDVLAAILEEQNSHAAAYLEAQGVSRLDLLNFISHGVGKYPQPEKAPQPNREEPQTKSAPNRDPLSSFTVDLVERARQGKIDPLIGRALELERTIQVLCRRRKNNPIYVGDSGVGKTAIAEGLARRIHEGDVPEMLKGFKIFALDMGALLAGTKFRGDFEERLKAVINAMAKVPKAALFIDEIHTIVGAGATSGSSMDASNILKPVLASGDLRCIGSTTFEEYKNLFDKDRALSRRFQKIDILEPSVEETIAIIQGLKRYYEDYHGVTYTDEAIEAAARLAAKHINYRHLPDKAIDVIDEVGAALKLQPQLKQTVTVAEVEATVAKIARIPARNVSTSDRRRLKTLERDLKRVVFGQDPAIDTLSRAIRRARAGLGHPDKPVGSFLFTGPTGVGKTEVAKQLAAQLGVEFLRFDMSEYMEKHSVSRLIGAPPGYVGFDQGGLLTDAVVKNPYAVLLLDEIEKAHPDLFNILLQVMDHGSLTDNNGKKADFRNVVLIMTSNVGAREMSANPIGFGERTAGAPRQAVEKHFSPEFRNRLDAVISFQSLDLPIIEKVVEKFVGELQERVKERNVRLTLSPKARTHLARRGYDPVFGARPLGRLIQAEISDVIADEILFGRLSKGGRLSIGLKNERLTFSYA, from the coding sequence ATGTTTAATCAGGATGTACAGATCGCCTTCAGTCTGGCGGTGCGCGAAGCCCAGCGGCGCCACCACGAATATCTGACCACCGAGCACATTCTGTTCGCGATTCTGTTCGAGGAAGAAGGGCGCAAGATCATTCACGCCTGCGGCGGCGACGTGGACGAGTTGAAGAACATGCTCGAGGATTTCTTCGCCCACCAGCTCGAAACTTTGCCGGGGGAAGAGGATTTCATCCCCGAGCAGACCATCGGCCTGCAGCGCCTGCTGCAGCGCACGGTGGTACACATGCATTCCTCGGGTAAAAAGGAGATCGGCTTGGGCGATGTGCTCGCCGCCATCCTCGAGGAGCAGAATTCCCACGCCGCGGCCTACCTCGAAGCGCAAGGCGTCTCGCGCCTCGATCTGCTCAATTTTATCTCCCACGGCGTCGGCAAATATCCCCAGCCGGAAAAAGCGCCTCAGCCCAACCGCGAGGAGCCGCAAACCAAGAGCGCACCCAACCGCGATCCCTTGAGCTCCTTTACCGTCGATCTGGTCGAGCGGGCCCGGCAGGGCAAGATCGATCCCCTCATCGGCCGGGCCCTGGAACTCGAACGTACCATCCAGGTGCTCTGTCGGCGGCGCAAGAACAATCCCATCTATGTCGGAGATTCGGGGGTAGGCAAAACGGCCATCGCCGAGGGCCTGGCGCGGCGTATCCACGAGGGCGACGTTCCCGAGATGCTCAAGGGATTCAAAATTTTCGCCCTGGATATGGGCGCCTTGCTGGCGGGAACCAAATTTCGCGGCGATTTCGAGGAGCGGCTCAAGGCGGTCATCAATGCCATGGCCAAGGTGCCCAAAGCGGCGCTGTTCATCGACGAGATTCACACCATCGTCGGCGCCGGCGCCACCAGCGGCAGTTCCATGGATGCCTCCAACATCCTCAAGCCGGTGCTGGCTTCGGGGGACCTGCGCTGCATCGGCTCGACCACCTTCGAGGAGTACAAGAACCTTTTCGACAAGGACCGCGCCCTCTCGCGGCGCTTCCAGAAGATCGACATCCTTGAGCCTTCCGTGGAGGAGACCATCGCCATCATTCAGGGGCTCAAGCGCTACTATGAAGACTACCACGGCGTGACCTACACCGACGAGGCCATCGAGGCCGCGGCGCGGTTGGCGGCCAAGCACATCAACTACCGTCACCTGCCGGACAAGGCCATCGACGTCATCGACGAGGTGGGCGCGGCGCTCAAGCTGCAACCCCAGCTCAAGCAGACGGTGACGGTGGCCGAGGTGGAGGCGACGGTGGCCAAGATCGCGCGTATTCCGGCGCGCAATGTATCGACCTCCGACCGCCGTCGGCTCAAGACCCTGGAGCGCGATCTCAAGCGCGTGGTGTTCGGTCAGGATCCGGCCATCGACACCCTGAGCCGCGCCATTCGCCGGGCGCGCGCCGGGCTCGGCCATCCCGACAAGCCCGTCGGCTCCTTCCTGTTCACCGGTCCCACCGGCGTCGGCAAGACCGAGGTTGCCAAGCAGCTCGCCGCTCAACTCGGGGTCGAGTTCCTGCGCTTCGACATGAGCGAGTACATGGAGAAGCACTCGGTGTCGCGGCTGATCGGCGCGCCTCCCGGCTACGTCGGTTTCGACCAGGGCGGTCTGCTCACCGACGCGGTAGTGAAAAACCCCTACGCGGTGCTGTTGCTCGACGAGATCGAAAAGGCGCACCCGGATTTGTTCAACATCCTGCTCCAGGTCATGGACCACGGCAGCCTCACCGACAACAACGGCAAGAAGGCGGATTTCCGCAACGTGGTGCTGATCATGACCAGCAACGTCGGAGCGCGCGAGATGAGCGCCAATCCCATCGGCTTCGGCGAGCGGACCGCGGGTGCGCCGCGCCAGGCGGTGGAGAAGCATTTTTCTCCGGAATTCCGCAACCGCCTCGATGCGGTGATTTCCTTCCAGTCCCTGGATCTGCCCATCATCGAGAAGGTGGTGGAAAAGTTCGTCGGCGAATTACAGGAGCGAGTCAAGGAGCGCAACGTGCGTCTGACCCTCTCGCCCAAGGCGCGCACTCACCTGGCGCGGCGCGGCTATGACCCGGTATTTGGCGCGCGTCCCCTGGGGAGGTTGATCCAGGCCGAAATCAGCGACGTCATCGCCGATGAGATTCTCTTCGGCCGCCTGAGCAAGGGCGGGCGCCTGAGTATCGGCCTGAAGAACGAGCGGCTGACCTTCAGCTACGCCTGA
- a CDS encoding glyceraldehyde-3-phosphate dehydrogenase produces the protein MTIAKQDAYFKDFKEREALAERMLPLIGELYRDHGVVISVYGRSITRGTSIDILKAHRFARQILENELSVRETFPVLEAMSKLDLASSRVDLGKLTVRYLSQGMGVSVEQFVRQELGPINTGKASVLSEPRDVVLYGFGRIGRLLARILIEKTGGGDKLRLRAAVVRKGGPDDLIKRASLLRRDSVHGHFHGTITVDEEENAIIANGNLIRLIYADSPENVDYTEYGIKNALLIDNTGKWRDREGLARHLKSKGVSKVILTAPGKGDVPNVVFGVNNELITADENIFSAASCTTNAIVPVLKAVNDHFGIVHGHVETCHSYTNDQNLIDNYHKGNRRGRSAPLNMVITETGAAKAVAKAVPELAGKLTGNAIRVPTPNVSLAILNLELGQETSVAELNRYLRDASLDSPLQNQIDYTNSPEVVSSDFVGSPFAGVVDSLATIVNGKRCVLYVWYDNEYGYSCQVVRMIERLAGLEFPTYPM, from the coding sequence ATGACAATCGCCAAACAGGATGCCTACTTCAAGGACTTCAAGGAACGCGAAGCGCTGGCTGAGCGCATGCTGCCGCTGATCGGTGAACTCTACCGCGATCATGGGGTGGTGATCAGTGTCTACGGGCGCTCCATCACGCGCGGCACATCCATCGACATTCTCAAGGCGCACCGCTTCGCCCGCCAGATTCTTGAAAACGAGCTCTCGGTGCGCGAGACCTTCCCCGTGCTTGAAGCCATGAGCAAGCTTGACCTGGCCTCCTCGCGCGTCGATCTGGGCAAGCTCACCGTGCGCTATCTTTCCCAGGGCATGGGCGTATCCGTGGAGCAGTTCGTGCGCCAGGAACTTGGACCCATCAACACCGGCAAGGCTTCGGTGCTGAGCGAACCGCGCGACGTGGTGCTCTACGGCTTCGGCCGCATCGGCCGGCTGCTGGCCCGCATTCTCATCGAAAAAACCGGCGGCGGCGACAAGCTGCGCCTGCGCGCGGCGGTGGTGCGCAAGGGCGGCCCCGACGATCTGATCAAGCGCGCCAGCCTGCTGCGGCGCGACTCGGTGCACGGCCATTTCCACGGCACCATCACGGTGGACGAGGAAGAAAACGCCATCATCGCCAACGGCAACCTGATCCGCCTGATCTACGCCGACAGCCCCGAGAACGTCGATTACACCGAGTACGGCATCAAGAATGCGCTGCTCATCGACAACACCGGCAAGTGGCGCGACCGCGAAGGGCTCGCCCGCCATCTCAAGAGTAAGGGCGTCTCCAAGGTGATCCTCACCGCGCCGGGCAAGGGCGATGTGCCCAATGTGGTGTTCGGCGTCAACAATGAACTCATCACCGCCGACGAAAACATCTTCTCCGCCGCCAGTTGCACCACCAACGCCATCGTGCCGGTACTCAAAGCGGTCAACGACCACTTCGGCATCGTGCATGGGCATGTGGAAACCTGCCACAGCTACACCAACGACCAGAACCTCATCGACAATTACCACAAGGGCAACCGCCGCGGCCGCAGCGCGCCTCTCAACATGGTCATCACCGAAACCGGCGCCGCCAAGGCGGTGGCCAAGGCCGTGCCGGAACTCGCCGGCAAGCTCACCGGCAACGCCATCCGCGTGCCGACGCCCAATGTCTCCCTGGCCATCCTCAACCTCGAACTCGGTCAGGAAACCAGCGTCGCCGAACTCAACCGCTACCTGCGCGACGCTTCCCTGGATTCACCCCTGCAGAACCAGATCGACTACACCAACTCGCCGGAAGTGGTTTCCAGCGATTTCGTCGGCTCACCTTTCGCCGGCGTGGTCGACTCCCTGGCCACCATCGTCAACGGAAAGCGCTGCGTGCTCTACGTCTGGTACGACAACGAATATGGCTACAGCTGTCAGGTCGTACGCATGATCGAGAGGCTCGCCGGGTTAGAATTCCCCACCTATCCGATGTAA
- a CDS encoding J domain-containing protein, producing the protein MSTFFQETEVLKACRTLFGAEVWLDRRFLLYLQPDGAKAAFRKRAKETHPDRFPGEPQIQQRQSEQFQAVARAYDLVSGFLSTRDRGHWPQRSAAGSKRPPPDPSRGPRRPPAEGAAPLLSRPYQIGLFLYARGLIPYRTLIEALVWQRRQRPALGETAQRWGWLSEAAVRGILNHHSGARLFGEKAVELGLLTPFQVRTLLFYQRSRHQRLGRYFVEKGLISENELDQLVQELKAHNARVRDQRWASGRPF; encoded by the coding sequence TTGAGCACGTTTTTTCAGGAAACCGAGGTTCTCAAGGCCTGCCGCACTCTGTTCGGTGCCGAGGTGTGGCTGGACCGGCGGTTCCTGCTCTACCTGCAGCCTGATGGGGCCAAGGCCGCATTTCGCAAGCGCGCCAAGGAAACCCACCCGGACCGCTTTCCCGGCGAACCCCAGATTCAGCAGCGCCAGTCCGAGCAATTCCAGGCGGTGGCGCGCGCCTACGATCTGGTCAGCGGCTTTCTCAGCACCCGCGATCGCGGTCACTGGCCGCAGCGCTCGGCGGCAGGCAGCAAACGTCCCCCCCCAGACCCTTCCCGTGGGCCGCGCCGACCACCCGCGGAGGGCGCCGCGCCCCTGCTCTCACGGCCCTACCAGATTGGCCTGTTCCTCTACGCCCGCGGTCTCATCCCCTATCGCACCCTCATCGAGGCCCTGGTCTGGCAACGGCGCCAGCGTCCCGCCCTGGGTGAAACCGCGCAGCGCTGGGGCTGGTTGAGCGAAGCGGCCGTTCGCGGCATCCTCAACCACCATTCAGGCGCCCGGCTCTTTGGTGAAAAGGCGGTGGAACTGGGGCTGCTGACGCCCTTTCAGGTTCGCACTCTGCTCTTTTATCAACGCAGCAGGCACCAGCGCCTGGGCCGGTATTTCGTGGAAAAAGGCCTGATCTCGGAAAACGAACTCGATCAACTGGTCCAAGAGCTTAAGGCCCACAACGCCCGGGTGCGCGACCAACGCTGGGCCTCCGGCCGTCCCTTCTGA
- a CDS encoding cytochrome c3 family protein: MRPSRLILPLLLLLPAFPVPPEAGRIPDIATIEVDATGPVHFSHYRHLEKLGNNCKQCHNQLYNIRSAENPRVTMKEMAAGQSCGACHNSRRAFTVTSNCYRCHPTREVAFAVPDIGDVVFSHQVHLSMFGCGDCHPGLYRAGGDNPRVSMEQMEQGLSCGACHDGAAAFGVAGDCAACHAM; the protein is encoded by the coding sequence ATGCGCCCAAGCCGCCTTATCCTGCCACTGCTGTTGCTGCTGCCGGCGTTTCCCGTTCCGCCCGAGGCCGGGCGGATTCCCGATATCGCCACCATCGAGGTGGACGCCACCGGGCCGGTCCACTTCAGCCATTACCGCCACCTGGAAAAACTCGGCAACAACTGCAAGCAGTGCCACAACCAGCTCTATAACATTCGCAGCGCCGAAAACCCCCGCGTCACCATGAAGGAGATGGCCGCGGGCCAAAGCTGCGGGGCCTGTCACAACAGCCGCCGCGCCTTCACCGTCACCAGCAACTGTTACCGCTGCCACCCGACCCGCGAGGTCGCATTCGCGGTGCCCGATATCGGGGATGTGGTTTTCAGCCACCAGGTCCACCTGTCGATGTTCGGCTGCGGCGATTGCCATCCCGGCCTGTATCGTGCCGGCGGCGACAACCCGCGCGTCAGCATGGAGCAAATGGAGCAAGGGTTGTCCTGCGGGGCCTGCCATGACGGCGCCGCGGCCTTCGGCGTCGCCGGTGACTGCGCGGCCTGCCACGCCATGTAA
- the clpS gene encoding ATP-dependent Clp protease adapter ClpS, which yields MTRKSTGGQTGVASQVRAKTAQPPLFKVLMHNDDYTTMEFVVTMLETVFHKSPAEANRIMLNIHYRGIGVCGYYPYDIAETKVSKVHERAREAGHPLRCSMEES from the coding sequence GTGACCAGAAAGTCGACAGGGGGGCAGACCGGAGTCGCCTCGCAGGTTCGCGCCAAGACGGCGCAACCGCCTCTGTTCAAGGTTTTAATGCACAACGACGACTATACCACCATGGAGTTTGTGGTGACGATGCTGGAGACGGTCTTTCACAAATCTCCCGCGGAAGCCAATCGCATCATGCTCAACATTCATTATCGCGGTATCGGCGTGTGCGGCTACTATCCCTACGACATCGCCGAAACCAAGGTGAGCAAGGTGCATGAACGCGCCCGGGAAGCAGGGCATCCGCTCAGATGCAGCATGGAAGAGAGCTGA
- a CDS encoding YqaA family protein codes for METLLAAPASEHALIALFLTAFLAATLLPLGSEWLVVLLITQHHPLVTVVWVATLGNTLGGATNYLIGWAGQRWWRNRPHPPRQKARLDQAQALMKRYGGAALLFSWLPVIGDPLCVVAGVLRYPLVAFFVLVAVGKFGRYVFLAWATQQAMGLA; via the coding sequence ATGGAAACCCTGCTCGCCGCGCCGGCTTCCGAGCACGCGCTCATCGCCTTGTTTCTGACCGCTTTCCTGGCCGCCACCCTGCTGCCCCTGGGCTCGGAGTGGCTGGTGGTGCTGCTGATCACGCAACACCATCCCCTCGTCACGGTGGTCTGGGTCGCAACCCTGGGCAACACCCTGGGCGGCGCCACCAATTATCTGATCGGCTGGGCCGGACAGCGCTGGTGGCGCAACCGACCTCACCCGCCCCGCCAGAAGGCGCGTCTCGACCAGGCCCAGGCCCTGATGAAACGCTATGGCGGCGCGGCGCTGTTGTTTTCCTGGCTGCCGGTGATCGGCGACCCCCTGTGCGTGGTAGCCGGCGTGTTGCGCTATCCCCTGGTGGCCTTCTTCGTGCTGGTCGCGGTGGGCAAGTTCGGCCGCTACGTCTTTCTGGCCTGGGCGACCCAGCAGGCGATGGGCCTGGCTTAG
- a CDS encoding PilZ domain-containing protein has protein sequence MLNKYFKPGQKVQIHPQNSPTPDSRLESLTAQVVNCGNQQLELSLPYQTQAGEEFPFQPRMPLELVSQSFGLGVRARGEVTRLGAKGLIQVHCPSPLQAFQRRILPRIEVSIGLRYARGRGNLRSLQAKWRKNLAVLQQPENSERRPNFAYRPANLSGGGIRFDCPETPEIAELCMLLLELSAETHPVCALAEVVWVRPAEKPGWNTLGMQFTHISKADQERIIRFVDEVLKEQERAAQQAAAS, from the coding sequence TTGCTCAACAAGTATTTCAAGCCCGGCCAGAAAGTGCAGATCCATCCCCAGAATTCCCCGACGCCGGACAGCCGGCTCGAATCGCTGACCGCCCAGGTCGTCAACTGCGGCAATCAGCAACTGGAATTGTCCCTGCCCTACCAGACCCAGGCCGGCGAGGAATTTCCCTTCCAACCGCGGATGCCCCTGGAACTTGTCTCCCAGTCCTTCGGTCTGGGAGTGCGCGCCCGCGGCGAGGTCACCCGGCTGGGCGCCAAGGGCCTCATCCAGGTCCATTGCCCGAGCCCCTTGCAGGCCTTTCAGCGGCGCATCCTGCCACGCATCGAGGTCTCCATCGGACTGCGCTATGCCCGTGGGCGCGGCAATCTGCGCTCCCTGCAAGCCAAGTGGCGTAAGAACCTCGCCGTGCTGCAACAGCCCGAAAATAGCGAACGCCGCCCTAACTTCGCCTACCGCCCGGCCAATCTGAGCGGGGGCGGCATTCGCTTCGACTGCCCCGAAACTCCGGAGATCGCCGAGCTCTGCATGCTGCTTCTGGAGCTGAGCGCCGAGACGCACCCGGTGTGCGCCCTGGCGGAGGTCGTGTGGGTGCGGCCCGCCGAAAAACCCGGCTGGAACACTCTGGGCATGCAATTTACCCACATCAGCAAGGCCGACCAGGAACGCATCATCCGCTTTGTCGACGAGGTGCTCAAAGAGCAGGAACGCGCCGCCCAGCAGGCCGCCGCGAGCTAG